The Entelurus aequoreus isolate RoL-2023_Sb linkage group LG08, RoL_Eaeq_v1.1, whole genome shotgun sequence genome segment CCTCCGGATGTCCTCCTCTGCACCCGGCAcatggggagcacttcaaattttttacacacacttgttatgtcatatgttgaccagagggggagcgcttttaaaaccgacacacagtcaatttgaaaaatccctcctttttgggaccaccctcatttttgatagatttcaccaccaacagaaagaatatgagaaattgttcccaattttataagaaaaaagttgacacgttgtgagaaaaagactacttttagtttagttagttttttttgtttttatttagtttttaatcttcattatttacttcaagttattacagtatgtctctatatacatatttataaattgtGTTTAATTAATTTGggccaaaagggggcgcatttcaatttcttacacacacttgttgtttcatatgttgacacagtcaatttgaaaaatccctcctttttgggaccaccctcatttttgatagatttcaccaccaacagaaagaatatgagaaatcgttcccaattttataagaaaaaagttgacacgttgtgagaaaaagactacttttagtttagttagttttttttgtttttatttagtttttaatcttcattatttacttcaagttattacagtatgtctctatatacatatttataaattgtGTTTAATtaatttgggccaaagggggcgcatttcaatttcttacacacacttgttgtttcatatgttgacacagtcaatttgaaaaatccctcctttttgggaccaccctcatttttgatagatttcaccacctacagaaagaatatgagaaattgttcccaattgtataagaaaaaagttgacacgttgtgagaaaaagactacttttagtttagttagtttttttttgtttttatttagtttttaatcttcattatttacttcaagttattacagtatgtctctatatacatatttataaattgtGTTTAATTAATTTGggccaaaagggggcgcatttcaatttcttacacacacttgttgtttcatatgttgacacagtcaatttgaaaaatccctcctttttgggaccaccctcatttttgatagatttcaccaccaacagaaagaatatgagaaatcgttcccaattttataagaaaaaagttgacatgttgtgagaaaaagactacttttagtttagttagttttttttgtttttatttagtttttaatcttcattatttacttcaagttattacagtatgtctctatatacatatttataaattgtGTTTAATTAATTTGggccaaaagggggcgcatttcaatttcttacacacacttgttgtttcatatgttgacacagtcaatttgaaaaatccctcctttttgggaccaccctcatttttgatagatttcaccaccaacagaaagaatatgagaaatcgttcccaattttataagaaaaaagttgacacgttgtgagaaaaagactacttttagtttagttagttttttttgtttttatttagtttttaatcttcattatttacttcaagttattacagtatgtctctatatacatatttataaattgtGTTTAATTAATTTGggccaaaagggggcgcatttcaatttcttacacacacttgttgtttcatatgttgacacagtcaatttgaaaaatccctcctttttgggatcaccctcattttgatagatttcaccaccaggggtgcaaatgagacattctctattatatGGCCCACGGCTCAGTTTTTAACGgcccgtggcacattctaaaactactataaaaaaaaattcaaaagtggaataaaagagcaaacaggtgaaatgaggttaaaaaaaaagaaaaaaagaatcaaaatcaatgttgttatgatttattgacttatcgaaggctccaattacttcaattatatagtatatataagaaTATTAATATGTCATTATAGCAATATTATTTGGGGGAAatatttgccatataaaaatacagttttctttgacaaaaaaggcataaaacaaacaagcagacacatttaaaaaataataaaaactcatAATCGTCGGACAGATCGAGAGACTTAAAACAatgcatgacttatttttacacttttatgagtggatccccaataattttagtgggtctttttttaaactgtcattgctcaaaaataggtAATAAATCAAAATCGATTATATGAATTGTTGCCGATTTCTTaacgtcaaatattccactttgaaaaattgtTGTGGgtggaaaaaaatgcatattttgtgttttttgcccacaaaactgttttttttttcacaagaAGGTCATAAAACataaaagttgatctagagattcaagCATTGAATGAAAAAATAACATAATTAATATATGATtaattttgggtccccgggaccataCTGAGCCTGTGTCCAATAATTTATTAGAGTTTTGAAGGAACTAATATGTATGcactgaatgtttttacactggatttccTTTACACAGatgttttatacactgatttttttttttttaacagcgcaTTGAATTTCtacacattgattttttttacaccaaatttgctacactattttttttacggtaaatttttacactgaattttttctacacttcattgaatttttatatattgatttttttacacttaaattttacactgaatttgtatacacttcaatgatatattttttttagactgaatttttttgcacaaaatttttgtacagtgttttttacactgcattgcatttttattcactgaatttttaaacactgaatattttacacctaatacactgttttttttacacagcattgcattttttttacacttcattgatttttttagactgatttttttttacaaataacttTTAGAAACTGaaagtttttacactgaattttttacagtacatttttagactgaatttttttatacacttcattgattttttttagactgaattttttttttacaaaaatgtttttcctcAACTGAACTATTTTTTACAatcaatttttacacactgatttttttttttttttacactcaatttttgtagtgttttttacactgcattgcatttttatacactgaatttttaaacactgaattttttacacttaatttgtaCAGAGTGTTTTTTTACACTGCAATTGTTTTTATAAACCTCATTGAAGTTTTATggactgatttttaaaaaaatatttttcatattttgaactttttttttttttacaaaaaatttttacaCAGAgaattttttacaaacattttttataaactgaACTTTTTTCGCACTACACTgcattttatacactgatttttttttatactgaaattTTTTACACTTCCTTTTTTACACAAATTTTCAGgataatttgctgtaaaaaaaaaaaaatcagttcacataATTTAAACGCCAAAAATTCAGTTACAAATTAGgtgtaaattcagtgtaaaaaaaaaaaaaaaaaaaaagcttccgcAATAAAGATACAACTTAACCTCCATATTATTTGAGGCCTCAAATAAATACTTAGAAGACTTTAGATTTCTTTGGACAATTCTTTATTGAATAGGACAAATTCCCAAAACAAGGCccataatttaattaaataaatagggGGGTTGGCTGCATGGACCTAAGTGTCCTAGCAAGTTTGCAAGTGTGTACtacttagtatgagtgtactACTTAGTATGAGTGTATTACTTCTTATGAGTGTACTACTTAGTATTAGTGTACTACTTAGTATGAGTGTATTATTACTTAGTATGAGTGTATtacttagtatgagtgtactACTTAGTATGAGTGTATTACTAGGTATGAGTGTACtacttagtatgtgtgtactacttagtatgagtgtattattacttagtatgagtgtactACTTGGTATGAGTGTATtacttagtatgagtgtactACTTAGTATGAGTGTATTATTACTTAGTATAAGTGTATTACATAGTATGAGTGTATTATtacttagtatgagtgtactACTTAGTATGGGTGTATTATTACTTAGTATGAGTGTATTACTTAGTATGAGTGTATTATTACTTAGTATGAGTGTATTACATAGTATGAGTGTATTATtacttagtatgagtgtactACTTAATATGAGTGTATTATtacttagtatgagtgtactATTAAGTATGAGTGTATTACTTACTATGAGTGTACTACTTAGTATGAGTGTATTATTACTTAGTATGAGTTTACTACTTAGTATGAGTGTATTACTTAGTATGAGTGTATtacttagtatgagtgtactacttagtatgagtgtattattacttagtatgagtgtattacttagtatgagtgtacaacttagtatgagtgtattacttagtatgagtgtactacttagtatgagtgtattattacttagtatgagtgtactacttagtatgagtgtattacttagtatgagtgtactacttagtatgagtgtactACTTAGTATGAATGTATtacttagtatgagtgtactacttagtatgagtgtactacttagtatgaatgtattattacttagtatgagtgtactacttagtatgagtgtactacttagtatgagtgtattattacttagtatgagtgaactacttagtatgagtgtactACTTAGTACGAGTGCTACTTAGTATGTGTGTATtacttagtatgagtgtactACTTAGTGTGAGTGTATtacttagtatgagtgtactACTTCGTATGAGTGTATTACTTAGTATGAGTGTAAtacttagtatgagtgtactTCTTAGTATGAGTGTACTACTTAGTATGAGTATATTACTTAGTATGAGTATtacttagtatgagtgtactacttagtatgagtgctacttagtatgagtgtattacttagtatgagtgtactacttagtatgagtgtattacttagtatgagtgtactacttagtatgagtgtactACTTAGTATGAATGTATtacttagtatgagtgtactacttagtatgagtgtactacttagtatgagtgtactACTTAGTATGAGTGCTTCTTAGTATGTGTGTATtacttagtatgagtgtactacttagtacgagtgtactacttagtatgagtgtactACTTAGTATGAGTGTATTACTTAGTGTGAGTGTACTACTTAATATGAGTGTACtacttagtatgagtgtactacttagtatgagtgtactACTTAGTATGAGTGCTTCTTAGTATGTGTGTATTACTTAGTATGAGTGCACTACTTAGTATGAGTGTATTACTTAGTGTGAGTGTACTACTTAATATGAGTGTATTACTTAGTGTGAGTGTATTACTTAGTGTGAGTGTACTACTTAATATGAGTGTACTACTTAGTATGAATGTACtacttagtatgagtgtactACTTAGTATGAGTGCTTCTTAGTATGTGTGTATtacttagtatgagtgtactacttagtatgagtgtactacttagtatgagtgtactatttagtatgagtgtactacttagtatgtgtgtattacttagtatgagtgtactacttagtatgagtgtattacttagtatgagtgtactacttagtatgagtgtactATTTAGTATGAGTGTACTATGTAGTATGAGTGTACTATTTAGTATGAGTGTACTACTTAGTATGTGTGTATTACTTAGTATGAATGTATtacttagtatgagtgtactacttagtatgagtgtactacttagtatgaatgtattattacttagtatgagtgtactacttagtatgagtgtactacttagtatgagtgtattattacttagtatgagtgtactacttagtatgagtgtactACTTAGTACGAGTGCTACTTAGTATGTGTGTATtacttagtatgagtgtactACTTAGTGTGAGTGTATtacttagtatgagtgtactACTTCGTATGAGTGTATTACTTAGTATGAGTGTAAtacttagtatgagtgtactTCTTAGTATGAGTGTACTACTTAGTATGAGTATATTACTTAGTATGAGTATtacttagtatgagtgtactacttagtatgagtgctacttagtatgagtgtattacttagtatgagtgtactacttagtatgagtgtattacttagtatgagtgtactacttagtatgagtgtactACTTAGTATGAATGTATtacttagtatgagtgtactacttagtatgagtgtactacttagtatgagtgtactACTTAGTATGAGTGCTTCTTAGTATGTGTGTATtacttagtatgagtgtactacttagtacgagtgtactacttagtatgagtgtactACTTAGTATGAGTGTATTACTTAGTGTGAGTGTACTACTTAATATGAGTGTACtacttagtatgagtgtactacttagtatgagtgtactACTTAGTATGAGTGCTTCTTAGTATGTGTGTATTACTTAGTATGAGTGCACTACTTAGTATGAGTGTATTACTTAGTGTGAGTGTACTACTTAATATGAGTGTATTACTTAGTGTGAGTGTATTACTTAGTGTGAGTGTACTACTTAATATGAGTGTACTACTTAGTATGAATGTACtacttagtatgagtgtactACTTAGTATGAGTGCTTCTTAGTATGTGTGTATtacttagtatgagtgtactacttagtatgagtgtactacttagtatgagtgtactatttagtatgagtgtactacttagtatgtgtgtattacttagtatgagtgtactacttagtatgagtgtattacttagtatgagtgtactacttagtatgagtgtactATTTAGTATGAGTGTACTACGTAGTATGAGTGTACTATTTAGTATGAGTGTACTACTTAGTATGTGTGTATTACTTAGTATGTGTGTATtacttagtatgagtgtactacttagtatgagtgtactacttagtatgagtgtactACTTAGTACGAGTGTACTACTTCGTATGAGTGTGCTCAAAGGTCGTCAGTCTCCCCGTCAAAGGGGATGTCCAGTTCCAAGTGGATGTGGGTGTTGTCGTCGCTGCACACCCAGCCTATGGGTGTGCGGTTGAAGGAGGGTCGTGAGCGGACGTCTGCCTGCATGGAGGTCAGTAACTCGGGTTCGGCCTCCTCGGCCGCCATGTTGATGTCGGGGAGCAGGAAGGGCATCTTGGGGCTCTTCTCCACGCCGCCAAAGGGAAGCGCCGTCCTGCGGGTGGAAGAAAGGACGTAGCGTTGCCATGGATCAGGACTAGTTTTGGGGACTTCACTCAGGATTTGGACTCTGGCTTATGACTCATTGGTGCTGACTTTCATGCAGATGCCACAGGTTTGATGCCCAACATCCATTCATTTGGAAAGGACCAGGATGGTACCCGATTCTGTACTTTTAACAGAAGGGGTGGGTACcactcacatttgaactgatacacgTTTAATCAAcgataccaatttttggtacttttttgtgtgttaaaaacttgaattgtttttgataataaaatctcagtttttattgcaacatttgaaAAAGAGCTGGTTATAATAACTGATGTCCACCATCTTGTCTTATTTGACCCTTTAACTGACAGGAAGTGAACCctaatctttgattagtgagtttgtcagtaggtccttaaaagagcaaagtggtcctgtcataaatataggatctttgattagtgagtttgtcagtaggtccttaaaggagcaaagtggtcctgtcatatataggatctttgactagtgttttattacatatactgtatatatttcaatgtatatatattatgaaaaaaatcaaattaaaataaatgaaatatatgtatatataactatctgttttttaaacatttttatatattgatttattattatttcacatGTTTAAAtggatatgtgtatatgtatatatgtttatatgtatattcatatatgtgtgtgtgtatatatatatgtgtatatatatatatatatatatatatatatatagatagattgattgattgattgattgatatatatatatatatatagatatatatatacacatatatatgtgtatttgtgtatatctgtgtatatatagagGAAAGTCTGGACTTCCCTCCTTAAGCTGCTTCCCCCGCAACCCGACTTTGTATAAGCAgaagaatatatgtatgtatatatatatatatatatatatatatatatatatatatatatatatatatatatatacatatgtaatatatatatatatacatacatatgtgtgtataatatatgtatgtatgtatatatgtatatatgtatgtatgtatatatatgtatatatatgtatatacatccatatatatatatatatacacacatctatatatgtgtatatatatatatatatatatatatatatatatatatatatatatatatatatatatatatatggatatatatacatacatacatatatacatacatacatatatacatacatacatatattatacacacatacatatattaatatatatatatatatatatatgtatatatatatatatatatactttatatatacatatacagtcatgatcaaaagtttacatacacttgtaaagttaTGTTCTtgacaagtgtatgcaaactttggaCCGTGACTGTGtacatatactgtagatatatacacacacatatatatatatatatatatatatatatatatatatatatatatatatatatatatatatatatatatatatatttatatatatttgtgtgtatatatatatgtatatatatatatgtatatatatatatatatatgtatatatatatatatatatatatatacacatatatatatatatatatatatatatatatatatacacatatatatatatatatatatatacacatatatatatatatatgtcagccacccattgattgtcaatgggtggctgactaaatcctatatatatatatttgtgtgtatatatatatatatatatatatatatatatatatatatatatatatatatatatatatatatatcctactgTACTTGGACtgtcattgttggtttacttcTTCTGTACGTTCTCGTATTGCCAGATCCATTAAGAGCTTTAGTGCAAGCTGACATGAGATTGAGATGATTACATCTCGGACAAAAAAATGTCGTCTCAGTGTGAGATATAATTAGGGGGGTCTCTTTCCCTCTAATGCACCTTGTGTGTGTTAGCAAGCCATCAGTAAGTGAGGTGGTTTGTGCACCTGTTGAAGCTCTTGTACTGCTGAAGGTCCGCAAAACCCCGGACGGGTCCCGGCATGTGGGCTCTCATGGTGGCCGTCAGCTCCTCGTTGCCCCTCATGGCCCGTTCCCATGGCGACACGTAGGTGCGCACGTACTCCCTCCTCCTCTTCTGCTTCTCGGCCTGCGGGTTcaacgcctcctcctcctcctcctccaccaccTCCACCACTAGTTGTAGAAAGGTTAAATGTCATCCAAACATGGACGGAAGGAGTCAAACTGTGTCCGACCTTCTTCCTTTGGCATCTCGGGCTTGGGTGGCACAGGCGGCGGGCACATGAGCAGGTTCTCCAGGTTCTGCTGGAGGACAGGAGAGAAGGTTCAGTCTGAGCGGCGACGCCCCCCGGGCGCTTTTCATCCCGCCCGTCACCATGTTCTCGTTGGTCACGATGAACTTGTCCACGCGCTGCTGCCTCATCCTGAACATCTTGGAGCCTCTGTTGGACAGCAGGGagagctcctccagcatcacatcTTTGGGGGTCTTGATCTTGGTGCCCAGGTCCAACTCCGAGGACTCCGTGTCCGACTCCTCGTCTGAGAGGCGGCAGGAGAACAGACTTGACGTGTGGTGGCTTGTGCTGCCTCACAAGGACAGGGAGGGTCGGCCTGTGTGTCAAACCTCTACAGCACTGCTGGCAAACTCACGGCCACATCATGTGCCccccacatcatttcatgtggccttTTTATGTGGTCTGTAACAATATTGAAgttgtccgccacattatttaaatgGTGCTGCGCCACCTccttttaagtggcccgccatgacCTTCTATGTGGTGTGCTACATTATttatagtggcccgccacattatttatatGGTGCTGCGCCACCTccttttaagtggcccgccacatgattTATGTGGTGCTGCGCCACCTccttttaagtggcccgccatgacCTTCTATGTGGTGCGCTACATTATttatagtggcccgccacatgattTATGTGGTCCTGTGTTTAATTTAAATGGCCCGCCATGCCCTTTTTTGTGGTGtgctacattattttaagtggtccgccacatggTTTATGTGGTCCAGCGCGTAATTTAAGTGGCCCGCGATGCCCTTTTAAGTGCTGTGTTGCattatttattgtggcccaccacatggTTTATGTGGTCCTCCGTgtaatttaagtggcccgccatgcccttttatgtggtctgctacattGTTTATAGTGGCCCACCACATGATTTATGTGGTCCGGCGCATAATTTAGGTGGCCCGCCATGACcttttatgtggtctgctacattaTTTATCGTGGCCCACCACATGGTTTATGTGGTTCTGCATGTAATTTAAGTGGCTCGCCATGCTCTTTTATGTGGTCCGttacattattttaagtggcccgccacatcatttatgtgtccCTTCGGATaattatgtggcccgccatgccCTTTAATGTGGTCCGCTTCATTATTTATAATGGCCCACCACATGATTTATGTGGTCCTGCACgtaatttaagtggcccgccacatacttttatgtggtccgctacattatttaTATTGGCCCACCACATGATTTATGTGGTCCTGCACGTAATTTAAGTGGCCCGCGATGCCCTTTTATGTGGTGTGTTGCattatttattgtggcccaccacatggTTTATGTGGTCCTGCACgtaatttaagtggcccgccacatacttttatgtggtccgctacattatttaTATTGGCCCACCACATGATTTATGTGGTCCTGCACgtaatttaagtggcccgccacatacttttatgtggtccgctacattatttaTATTGGCCCACCACATGGTTTATGTGGTCCTGCACGTAATTTAAGTGGCTCGCCACAtacttttatgtggtccgctacattatttaTTCTGGCCCACCACATGATTTATATGGTCCTGCGCgtaatttaagtggcccgccaggcCCTTTTATGTGGTGCgctacattattttaagtggcccgccacatgattTATGTGGTCCTGCATgtaatttaagtggcccgccatgcccttttatgtggtctgctacattaTTTATAGTGGACCACCACATGATTTATGTGGTCCTGCGCGTAATTTAAATGGCCCACCACAtacttttatgtggtccgctacattatttaTATTGGCCCACCACATGATTTATGTGGTCCTGCGCGTAATTTAAGTCGCCCGCCATGCccttttatgtggtccgctacaaTATTTATAGTGGCCCACCACATGATGCATGTGGTCCTGCGCgtaatttaagtggcccgccatgacCTTTTACGTGGTCtgctacattattttaagtggcccaccacatggtTTATGTGGTTCTGCATGTAATTTAAGTGGCTCGCCATGCCCTTTTATGTGGTCCGttacattattttaagtggcccgccacatgattTATGTGTCTCTTCGGATaattatgtggcccaccatgccCTTTAATGTGGTCCGCTTCATTATTTATTATGGCCCACCACATGATTTATGTAGTACTCCGTgtaatttaagtggcctgccatgcccttttatgtggtctgctacaATATTTATATTGGCCCGCCACATGATGTATGTGGTCCTGCAcataatttaagtggcccgccccaTACTTTTATGTGGCCCGTTACATTATTTATAGTGGCCCTCCACATGATTTATCTGGTCCTGCGCATACTGTAAttgaagtggcccaccacatacttTTACGTGGTCCGTTAAATTAtatattgtggcccgccacaggaTTTATGTGGTCCTGCGCATAATTTAAGTGGCCCGGCCCAtacttttatgtggtctgccacattattttatgtggcccgccacattattttacgttgcccgccacattattttatgtggcccgccatatt includes the following:
- the myoz1b gene encoding myozenin-1b, with translation MPLTAAAPPNKRKKANKIITDLSNISQNDEESDTESSELDLGTKIKTPKDVMLEELSLLSNRGSKMFRMRQQRVDKFIVTNENMQNLENLLMCPPPVPPKPEMPKEEGRTQFDSFLVEVVEEEEEEALNPQAEKQKRRREYVRTYVSPWERAMRGNEELTATMRAHMPGPVRGFADLQQYKSFNRTALPFGGVEKSPKMPFLLPDINMAAEEAEPELLTSMQADVRSRPSFNRTPIGWVCSDDNTHIHLELDIPFDGETDDL